Part of the Vibrio celticus genome, ACTGATGATGAACAAATCGCCCACCAAGTGGTAATGAATGATCGTCCATCATTAAGTGCAGAGACGGTTGTTGTTCATCTACCGAATGGACTTAAAGCAGAGCTGCCGACCTCGTTATCACTGACACAAATTCAAACTTGGCTTAAGGCGCTGCAATGATCCCAAGTGGTGCCGTTTATCTCGTCTCGGTATTACCGACATGAGAAAGTCGATTGATGGTCTGTCTCTCATTGTCGCAGACGTGTTAGAAATGGATCCATTAAGCAGCGCGTGGTTCATCTTTGCAATCGTGGCCGAGATAAAATCAAAATTCTCTTTGGGACACCAACGGATTTTGGCTCTACTATCGCCGATTAGAGAAAGGCCGCTTTAAATGGCCCAGACCTACAGCAGCGGGTCATATCCATATCTCAACTCAACAACTTAACTGGCTATTATCTGGGCTGAATCTTGAAAACCCTAAGGCTCATCAGCCCTTTATGGTCGAGAAGTGTGAGCTAGAATACTGATCATCATATTGGGCTTGAACGATCCTTTTTCGCTGTCAGACTAAGTGGAAATGATAGATAACGAGCCCTAACCATGACCGAACTTCCTGATGATG contains:
- the tnpA gene encoding IS66 family insertion sequence element accessory protein TnpA, whose translation is MTQSEKHQHWTTIVSNQQESGLSVPQFCKEHDINYATFHYWLKKLKQTDDEQIAHQVVMNDRPSLSAETVVVHLPNGLKAELPTSLSLTQIQTWLKALQ
- the tnpB gene encoding IS66 family insertion sequence element accessory protein TnpB translates to MRKSIDGLSLIVADVLEMDPLSSAWFIFAIVAEIKSKFSLGHQRILALLSPIRERPL